The Gammaproteobacteria bacterium genome includes a region encoding these proteins:
- a CDS encoding RNA polymerase factor sigma-54, which yields MKQTLQLKLGQQLTMTPQLQQAIRLLQLSSLELQSEIQEILESNPMLDTEESGDNQNDDSSQNDENIVAKDTSDKDVDHTVDMDIPNDLPVDSDWGDTFDTYTPIKSLDPDDNRIMEQPQNSGESLNEHLMWQMRLTPFSEVDMAIATSIIDSIDESGFLTAAVEELHQSLVEQGLDIELDEVESVLRRVQNFDPPGVGARNLQESMVLQLGYYDMETPWLTEAKAIIKDHFDLLANRDYLSLMRRTKLSEKQLQNTLVLIQSLNPRPGSQITDTQPEYVVPDVFVRKIKGQWKVELNPEVTPKLSINALYANLAQKNSNSSDTTYMKNHLQEARWFLKSLKSRNDTLLKVARCIVERQKDFFEHGDEGMKPLVMHDVAEVVSMHESTISRVTTKKYMHTPRGIYELKYFFSSHVSTASGGECSATAIRAMLKKLIAAEQANKPLSDNKLAILLGKQGINVARRTVAKYREAMSIPPSNERKRLI from the coding sequence ATGAAGCAGACGTTACAACTTAAACTTGGGCAACAACTTACCATGACGCCCCAGTTGCAACAGGCTATTCGCCTGCTGCAATTGTCGTCATTGGAACTGCAATCTGAGATTCAAGAAATCTTGGAATCCAATCCCATGCTGGATACGGAAGAGTCCGGCGACAACCAGAATGATGACAGTAGTCAGAACGACGAAAATATTGTTGCGAAGGACACATCGGACAAAGATGTTGACCACACAGTAGATATGGATATCCCCAATGATCTGCCAGTGGACAGCGATTGGGGCGATACCTTTGATACTTACACGCCGATTAAATCTTTGGATCCGGACGACAACCGGATCATGGAACAACCCCAAAACAGCGGGGAAAGCCTTAATGAACATTTGATGTGGCAAATGCGCCTCACCCCCTTCAGCGAAGTGGACATGGCCATTGCGACCTCCATCATCGACTCCATAGACGAAAGTGGATTTCTTACCGCTGCCGTAGAAGAATTACACCAAAGCCTGGTAGAACAAGGGCTGGATATTGAATTGGACGAAGTGGAGTCCGTGCTGCGCCGCGTGCAAAATTTCGATCCTCCAGGGGTAGGCGCGAGAAACCTGCAAGAAAGCATGGTGTTGCAGTTGGGATACTATGATATGGAAACACCATGGTTAACCGAAGCCAAGGCTATCATTAAAGACCATTTTGATTTGCTGGCCAATCGGGATTACCTGTCTCTAATGCGCCGCACCAAATTGTCAGAGAAACAATTACAGAACACCTTGGTTCTCATCCAGTCTCTCAATCCCAGACCCGGCAGCCAAATCACCGACACCCAGCCGGAGTATGTAGTACCCGATGTTTTTGTCCGTAAAATCAAAGGCCAATGGAAAGTAGAGCTGAATCCGGAGGTCACCCCCAAGCTTTCCATCAATGCTCTTTACGCCAATTTAGCCCAAAAAAACAGCAATTCCAGCGATACCACCTACATGAAGAATCATTTACAAGAAGCCCGCTGGTTCCTGAAGAGCTTGAAAAGCCGCAACGATACGTTATTGAAAGTGGCCAGGTGCATTGTAGAACGACAAAAGGACTTCTTCGAGCATGGTGATGAAGGGATGAAACCGCTGGTCATGCACGATGTCGCTGAAGTGGTGAGTATGCATGAATCTACCATCTCACGCGTCACCACCAAGAAGTATATGCATACCCCCAGAGGCATTTACGAGCTGAAATACTTTTTCTCCAGCCACGTCAGCACGGCCAGCGGCGGAGAATGTTCAGCTACGGCAATACGTGCCATGCTTAAGAAACTGATTGCCGCCGAACAAGCCAACAAGCCCTTAAGTGATAACAAGTTAGCGATTCTTTTGGGAAAACAGGGCATCAATGTAGCACGCCGAACCGTGGCTAAATATCGCGAAGCGATGTCCATACCACCCTCCAACGAAAGAAAACGATTGATTTAG
- the raiA gene encoding ribosome-associated translation inhibitor RaiA: protein MHITITGHHLEVTQSLKDYVQEKMQKLERHFDQVTSIDVILSVEKQRHKAEATIPVNGNKIFANAEDQDMYAAIDALLDKLDRQIIKRKEKTTDHHRNEGSPKKAQM from the coding sequence ATGCACATCACCATCACTGGCCACCATTTAGAAGTAACACAATCATTAAAAGACTACGTTCAAGAAAAAATGCAAAAACTCGAGCGCCATTTTGACCAGGTGACCAGTATCGATGTGATTCTCAGCGTTGAAAAACAACGTCACAAAGCCGAGGCCACGATCCCGGTCAATGGCAACAAAATTTTTGCTAACGCTGAAGACCAGGATATGTATGCCGCCATTGACGCTTTATTGGATAAACTGGATCGGCAAATTATCAAGCGGAAAGAAAAAACAACTGACCATCACCGCAATGAGGGTTCTCCCAAAAAAGCCCAGATGTGA